Proteins from a genomic interval of Asticcacaulis sp. AND118:
- a CDS encoding EF-hand domain-containing protein: MRKPLIWLIPALTLSAVPALAEMPAPPKTPAEKAAMRARIDAEVDAQFRKTDTNKDGAISRAEFTTVSPKKAAYFDLADMNRDGSLSREELSAVVSVLFEQWVAKNG, encoded by the coding sequence ATGCGCAAACCGCTTATCTGGCTGATCCCTGCCCTCACCCTGTCGGCGGTTCCGGCCTTGGCCGAAATGCCGGCCCCGCCAAAGACGCCGGCGGAAAAGGCGGCCATGCGCGCCCGCATCGATGCCGAGGTCGATGCGCAATTCCGTAAAACCGACACCAATAAGGACGGCGCGATTTCACGCGCCGAATTCACAACCGTCAGCCCGAAAAAGGCGGCCTATTTCGATCTCGCCGACATGAATCGCGACGGCTCGCTCAGCCGCGAGGAACTGAGCGCCGTGGTCAGCGTGCTGTTCGAACAATGGGTGGCGAAGAACGGATAG
- a CDS encoding glycosyltransferase family 39 protein has product MTLPTSAPLSTPARYVLWGLGLLFVLRVALLFITYTNLYPDEAQYWLWSRELDFGYYSKPPMIAWLIHLSTLASDAEPFVRLFAPVLHLGAALFLWGAGKRLFNEATGLTAAIIYSLMPGVVLSSAVISTDAPLMFFLAATLYFYSLFLTNPDERGRLKAALGMGLAFGAAFLSKYACLYFLIGAAAHAVFVPSVRRCWNWRSLALFAGAFVVLMSPNLYWNANHGFQTVSHTADNANWHWGKLFNPMSLLTFWRDQLGVFGPVPVAVLLLGVAGLVWRRTGILHRDSPEDVRARLIGLACLTLPPLLFVSVQAFLSRANANWAASAYVPASLLVAAFITTGFSVAVRSHKAWRPVLGVGLAIQGIILAVFMLGAASADLTRTLGLSNTVKRARGWDTLTQAVIAEAQAGPRPTAIAVDNRNVYNGMAYYGRDWFAANPDVPLKAWVREAHPKSQAETETPLTAETGQNVLIVSYVDGFIPDIRNDFTATSPGESLKIALDHKRTRDFTVLRGYGFSRAPRDPVTGHPVGSQVEAPDDDQ; this is encoded by the coding sequence ATGACCTTGCCGACTTCCGCTCCCCTTTCCACCCCCGCACGTTACGTCCTGTGGGGCCTGGGCCTGTTGTTTGTGCTGCGCGTCGCGCTGCTGTTCATCACCTACACCAACCTCTATCCAGACGAGGCGCAATACTGGTTGTGGTCGCGCGAACTGGACTTCGGCTACTATTCCAAGCCGCCCATGATCGCCTGGCTGATCCACCTCTCGACTCTTGCCTCGGATGCCGAGCCCTTCGTGCGGCTGTTCGCCCCCGTGCTGCACTTAGGAGCGGCGCTATTCTTATGGGGCGCGGGCAAACGGTTGTTCAATGAAGCCACCGGTCTCACCGCGGCTATTATATATAGCCTCATGCCGGGTGTGGTCTTGTCTTCGGCGGTGATCTCGACCGACGCCCCGCTGATGTTTTTCCTGGCGGCAACGCTTTATTTTTATAGCCTTTTCCTGACGAATCCTGATGAGCGCGGCCGATTGAAAGCAGCGCTGGGCATGGGGTTGGCTTTCGGGGCGGCCTTCCTCAGCAAATATGCCTGCCTGTATTTCCTGATCGGCGCGGCAGCACACGCGGTATTCGTGCCTTCGGTGCGTCGCTGCTGGAACTGGCGCAGTCTGGCGCTGTTTGCCGGGGCGTTTGTTGTGCTGATGTCGCCAAATCTCTACTGGAACGCCAATCACGGCTTTCAGACGGTTTCGCACACCGCCGATAACGCCAACTGGCATTGGGGCAAACTGTTCAATCCGATGTCCCTGCTGACGTTCTGGCGCGATCAGTTAGGAGTGTTCGGGCCGGTGCCCGTCGCAGTGCTCTTGCTGGGAGTTGCCGGTCTTGTGTGGCGTCGAACGGGCATATTGCACCGCGACAGCCCTGAGGATGTCCGCGCCCGTTTGATCGGTCTGGCCTGCCTTACTCTGCCCCCGCTCCTCTTCGTCAGCGTTCAGGCCTTCCTGTCGCGCGCCAACGCCAACTGGGCCGCATCGGCCTATGTGCCAGCCAGTTTGCTGGTCGCCGCCTTCATCACTACGGGTTTCAGCGTTGCCGTAAGGTCACACAAAGCCTGGCGTCCCGTGCTGGGCGTCGGCCTCGCCATTCAGGGCATCATATTGGCGGTATTCATGCTGGGCGCCGCCTCTGCCGACCTGACGCGCACGCTGGGTCTCAGCAATACGGTGAAACGCGCCCGCGGCTGGGACACCCTAACCCAAGCCGTAATCGCCGAAGCGCAGGCCGGCCCGCGCCCCACGGCTATCGCCGTCGATAATCGCAACGTCTATAACGGCATGGCCTATTACGGCCGCGACTGGTTCGCCGCCAATCCCGACGTGCCGCTCAAGGCATGGGTGCGCGAGGCTCATCCCAAGTCACAGGCCGAGACGGAAACGCCCCTGACCGCTGAAACCGGCCAGAATGTGCTGATCGTCTCCTATGTCGATGGCTTCATCCCGGATATTCGCAACGACTTCACCGCCACCAGCCCCGGCGAATCGTTGAAAATCGCCCTCGATCACAAGCGCACGCGCGATTTTACGGTCTTGCGGGGATACGGCTTCAGCCGCGCGCCCCGTGACCCGGTGACCGGCCATCCGGTCGGGTCTCAGGTCGAAGCCCCGGACGACGATCAGTAG
- a CDS encoding GNAT family N-acetyltransferase, whose amino-acid sequence MTTRIFAATLDDLPRVQAMARVIWPECFAGILPPERIGPMVEVIYALDTLRADITERGHRYWLAQVDGEDAGYVSAYQEGERLWLKKLYLRDICRGRGTGKALINTILAAFPDARELALYVNDGNAPAIAFYQSQGFEIEATVSVQMGPFPFTDHIMRKPL is encoded by the coding sequence ATGACGACTCGTATCTTCGCCGCCACGCTCGACGATCTGCCCCGCGTGCAGGCCATGGCCCGCGTCATCTGGCCGGAATGTTTCGCCGGCATCCTGCCGCCGGAGCGCATCGGCCCCATGGTCGAGGTCATCTACGCCCTCGACACCCTGCGCGCCGATATCACCGAGCGCGGCCACCGCTACTGGCTGGCGCAGGTCGACGGCGAGGACGCCGGCTACGTGTCCGCCTATCAGGAAGGCGAGCGTTTGTGGCTCAAGAAGCTCTATCTGCGTGACATCTGCCGCGGCAGAGGCACCGGCAAGGCCCTGATCAACACCATCCTCGCCGCCTTCCCCGATGCCCGCGAACTGGCGCTCTACGTCAATGACGGCAATGCCCCGGCCATTGCCTTCTATCAGTCGCAGGGCTTCGAGATCGAGGCCACCGTTTCAGTACAAATGGGACCGTTCCCCTTCACTGATCACATCATGCGCAAGCCGCTCTGA
- a CDS encoding OmpA family protein: MKLNLLAGAALVALAMASGAAAQEAEGWYGAVDLGYNTKSEYGARSANNMPDGSPFVYDVSTEDDWAGFARLGYRYNPNWRVEFEGGYRPGDVDAARGFARVYPYLGGSAPRDTALCTPGVTRTASTPCGSPVGSFDQTTFMANLIYDFVPESKFHPFVGLGIGLDRVKADFTGQYSVNPTATGQNLTISGEDTVAAYQALAGFAWALSDRLNLDFTYRYLTTEEVNFDATSTTTALNPGSFSGKFNDQTVTVGLRWSFGAPPPPPPPPPPPPPPPPPPPPPPPPPPPPVEEAVKYEAREFIVYFEFDQSTLTADAQAIVQQAADYSKAGNATRVVVVGHADTSGSAAYNIRLSERRAKTVADALAGLGVSGSILAVDWKGESAPAVATGDGVKEPLNRRSTIDIAF; this comes from the coding sequence ATGAAACTCAACTTGCTGGCGGGCGCTGCGCTCGTCGCACTGGCGATGGCGTCTGGCGCCGCCGCCCAGGAAGCCGAAGGCTGGTACGGCGCTGTCGACCTCGGCTACAATACGAAATCCGAATATGGCGCGCGTTCGGCCAATAACATGCCGGACGGCTCGCCGTTCGTCTACGACGTTTCGACGGAAGATGACTGGGCCGGCTTTGCCCGTCTCGGTTATCGCTACAACCCGAACTGGCGCGTCGAATTCGAAGGCGGCTACCGTCCCGGTGACGTGGACGCGGCTCGTGGCTTCGCCCGCGTTTATCCGTACCTGGGCGGCTCCGCTCCGCGCGACACCGCGCTCTGCACGCCGGGCGTGACGCGTACGGCGTCGACCCCCTGCGGCAGCCCGGTCGGTTCGTTCGATCAGACGACCTTCATGGCGAACCTGATCTACGATTTCGTTCCGGAATCGAAGTTCCATCCGTTCGTCGGCCTGGGTATCGGTCTGGATCGCGTGAAGGCTGACTTCACCGGCCAGTATTCGGTCAACCCGACCGCCACCGGTCAGAACCTGACCATCTCGGGTGAAGACACCGTCGCCGCCTATCAGGCGCTGGCCGGTTTCGCCTGGGCTCTGTCGGATCGTCTGAACCTCGACTTCACCTATCGTTATCTGACGACGGAAGAAGTCAACTTCGACGCGACGTCGACGACGACGGCTCTGAACCCCGGTTCGTTCTCGGGCAAATTCAACGATCAGACCGTGACCGTCGGTCTGCGCTGGTCGTTCGGTGCGCCCCCGCCGCCTCCGCCGCCTCCCCCGCCGCCGCCGCCTCCTCCTCCCCCGCCTCCGCCGCCTCCGCCGCCGCCTCCGCCGCCGGTTGAAGAAGCGGTGAAGTACGAAGCCCGCGAATTCATTGTGTACTTCGAATTCGATCAGTCGACCCTGACCGCCGACGCGCAAGCGATCGTGCAACAGGCTGCCGATTACTCGAAGGCTGGTAACGCGACTCGCGTGGTTGTCGTCGGTCACGCCGACACCTCGGGTTCGGCTGCCTACAACATCCGCCTCTCGGAACGTCGCGCCAAGACCGTGGCTGACGCTCTGGCCGGTCTCGGCGTGTCGGGTTCGATCCTGGCCGTTGACTGGAAGGGTGAATCGGCTCCGGCAGTCGCCACCGGCGACGGCGTGAAGGAACCGCTGAACCGTCGTTCGACCATCGACATCGCGTTCTAA
- the aguB gene encoding N-carbamoylputrescine amidase, whose amino-acid sequence MTRTVSVAALQTAYGPDMAENIAKTETLVREAAGRGAQIILPSELFQGEYFCVSQEERWFATAFAWRTHPCVIAMQKLAAELNVVIPTSIYEKEGPHYFNSLVMIDAGGELLGVYRKSHIPDGPGYQEKYYFRPGDTGFKVWETKFARVGVGICWDQWYPEAARSMALLGAEILFYPTAIGSEPHDSELDTAAPWQRIMQGHAVANVMPVVASNRIGTESLISPQNGCGQTFYGHSFIANHRGDKVAEYGPKEEGVLVAEFDLDYLNTHRAAWGFFRDRRTDLYGALANPRPVL is encoded by the coding sequence ATGACCCGGACCGTTTCCGTGGCGGCGCTGCAGACCGCTTATGGCCCCGACATGGCCGAGAACATCGCCAAGACCGAGACGCTGGTGCGCGAAGCGGCGGGCAGGGGAGCGCAGATCATCCTGCCGTCGGAGCTGTTTCAGGGGGAATATTTCTGCGTGTCGCAGGAAGAGCGCTGGTTCGCGACCGCCTTTGCGTGGCGCACCCATCCGTGTGTCATCGCCATGCAGAAGCTGGCGGCCGAGTTGAACGTTGTCATTCCGACCTCGATCTACGAGAAGGAAGGCCCGCACTATTTCAACTCTCTGGTCATGATCGACGCGGGCGGCGAACTGCTGGGCGTTTATCGCAAGAGCCACATTCCTGATGGCCCCGGCTATCAGGAAAAATACTATTTCCGTCCGGGCGATACGGGCTTCAAGGTGTGGGAGACAAAGTTCGCCCGCGTCGGCGTCGGCATCTGCTGGGATCAGTGGTATCCGGAAGCTGCGCGCTCTATGGCGCTGCTGGGAGCGGAAATCCTGTTCTACCCGACCGCCATCGGTTCGGAGCCGCACGATTCGGAACTCGATACCGCCGCGCCGTGGCAGCGCATCATGCAGGGTCATGCCGTGGCCAACGTCATGCCGGTCGTCGCCTCGAACCGTATCGGCACCGAGAGCCTGATCTCGCCACAGAACGGCTGCGGTCAGACTTTCTACGGCCACAGCTTCATCGCCAACCACCGCGGTGACAAGGTGGCGGAATACGGCCCCAAGGAAGAGGGCGTACTGGTGGCCGAATTCGATCTCGACTATCTCAATACGCACCGCGCGGCCTGGGGTTTTTTCCGCGACCGCCGCACGGACCTCTACGGCGCGCTGGCCAACCCGCGCCCGGTCCTTTAG
- a CDS encoding sigma-70 family RNA polymerase sigma factor has translation MRDAVGDAQLMRLTAEGDAAAFRQLVARHLPRAHAVAYRVLLNREDAEEAVQAAFTKVWTNAGRFEPERSAFSTWLYTIVTRACLDRARRFKPKTQPIEDWAEALSDGDPDAEAHLLQQQNARLVRDAVAQLPTHQRMAVAMCYFEGFSNAEAAQSLNISVKALESVLVRARRQLKTVLGVKDD, from the coding sequence ATGCGCGATGCGGTGGGTGATGCCCAGCTCATGCGACTGACGGCGGAGGGCGATGCCGCCGCCTTCCGTCAGCTCGTGGCGCGTCACCTGCCCCGCGCCCATGCCGTCGCCTATCGCGTTCTGCTTAATCGCGAGGACGCGGAAGAGGCGGTGCAAGCCGCCTTCACCAAGGTCTGGACCAATGCCGGACGCTTCGAACCGGAGCGTTCGGCCTTTTCGACCTGGCTCTACACGATTGTCACCCGCGCCTGCCTCGATCGGGCGCGGCGCTTCAAACCCAAGACCCAGCCCATCGAGGACTGGGCCGAAGCGCTGAGCGACGGCGATCCGGACGCCGAGGCGCACCTGTTGCAACAGCAGAACGCCCGCCTTGTGCGTGACGCTGTGGCGCAATTACCGACCCATCAGCGCATGGCCGTCGCCATGTGCTATTTCGAAGGCTTCAGTAACGCCGAAGCGGCGCAAAGCCTGAATATAAGCGTCAAGGCGCTGGAATCCGTGCTCGTTCGGGCAAGACGCCAGCTCAAGACCGTGCTAGGAGTAAAGGATGACTGA
- a CDS encoding EF-hand domain-containing protein, with product MTKTPLLIASALVLLPLTAFAQDGQSQPQGGWGNGNGPRMTPEERFAQMDANKDGFIARDEYKGRRPEMFDQMDADKDGKLTKDEMIAFMKARMSQQGGQRPGGSAVSSSSSGGK from the coding sequence ATGACCAAGACCCCGCTGCTGATCGCTTCCGCCCTCGTTCTTCTGCCTCTGACCGCCTTCGCTCAGGACGGCCAGTCCCAACCGCAAGGTGGCTGGGGCAATGGCAACGGCCCGCGCATGACTCCGGAAGAGCGCTTCGCCCAGATGGATGCCAACAAGGACGGCTTCATCGCCCGTGACGAATATAAGGGCCGCCGCCCGGAAATGTTCGATCAGATGGACGCCGACAAGGACGGAAAACTGACCAAGGACGAGATGATTGCCTTCATGAAAGCCCGCATGAGCCAGCAGGGCGGCCAGCGCCCCGGCGGCAGCGCAGTCTCTTCGTCTTCGAGCGGAGGGAAATAA
- a CDS encoding TonB-dependent receptor, whose product MKLNKWILAGTALTGAFAAHSALAQSTGTQAVEEVTEVVVSGQRNRSLEGLAVVQTVTKTRSSIDEQFIDKQLPGVAGLDAINLLPGVNFTSNDATGMSGGDITLRGFDAQRVSLTLDGMPVNDTGNYQIYTTQLPDSDLFSRVDVNLGTTDVDSPTAAASGGTLSYLTKKPLKEMGGQVKLGFGSYNYQREFVRFDTGEFGPFGTTSYLSASYNRTDKFKGPGNLERKQVNGKVYQPLGDNGDFVSAAFLYMESRNHFIRRNSLAQIQQDTINDYDETAGAGPGFNSNYYGYSINPTDTGNVRIQFKKHLTDNLTFTFDPSFQYTLANGGGTTTINEVTGQIGTAGVANPINRELTGVDINGDGRLSTSVRTYSPSNTKTRRFMVTSSLIWRINDNSVVRAAYSYDRGSHRQTGAYSLLNATGSITDEFSSERGNASPVLDKFGNNVQKRNRHSFAELSQFAINYTGTFFDNSLKFDIGLRAPKLTRDLNNYCYQMNTFTAYCSTNPTAAADARAAAGATAAIQAPVSFTKEYDKVLPNLGVSYKINNNQSIYASYAETLSAPRTDDLYDSKIPNLVPEHGKTVDLGYRYSAAKVSANVAVWHTDFAHRIERAYDDVEQISTSTDIGDVTMQGFNAEVGFRPVEGLNIYASTSYTDSEIADNVKTSATAVQLTAGKKLNKYPKFAHAVRVNYETGNWDFGVQGKYTGDRYSTLLNTEIAPAYTVWDANVSYSFGNFGPMKDTQLQLNVKNLFDERYAGAISPSDVFAANVGFNYQLGAPTTAVLTLNTKF is encoded by the coding sequence ATGAAGTTGAACAAGTGGATTCTGGCCGGTACGGCCCTCACGGGCGCCTTCGCCGCCCATAGCGCTCTGGCCCAATCGACTGGCACGCAAGCTGTTGAAGAAGTCACTGAAGTCGTGGTTTCGGGCCAGCGCAATCGTTCGCTGGAAGGTCTGGCTGTCGTTCAGACCGTGACCAAGACCCGTTCGTCGATCGATGAGCAGTTCATCGACAAGCAACTGCCGGGCGTTGCCGGTCTTGACGCCATCAATTTGCTTCCGGGCGTGAACTTCACCAGCAACGACGCCACTGGCATGTCGGGCGGTGACATCACCCTGCGCGGCTTCGACGCTCAGCGCGTGTCGCTGACCCTCGATGGTATGCCTGTTAATGACACTGGCAACTATCAGATTTACACGACGCAACTGCCCGATTCTGATCTATTCTCGCGCGTTGACGTCAACCTCGGCACCACCGACGTGGACAGCCCGACGGCCGCCGCTTCGGGCGGTACGCTCAGCTACTTGACCAAGAAGCCGCTGAAGGAAATGGGCGGCCAGGTGAAGCTCGGCTTCGGCAGCTACAACTACCAGCGTGAATTCGTCCGTTTCGACACGGGTGAGTTCGGGCCCTTCGGCACCACTTCGTACCTGTCGGCTTCGTACAACCGTACCGACAAGTTCAAGGGCCCGGGCAACCTGGAGCGCAAGCAGGTCAACGGTAAGGTCTATCAGCCGCTGGGCGATAACGGCGACTTCGTTTCGGCCGCCTTCCTGTATATGGAAAGCCGCAACCACTTCATCCGTCGTAACTCGCTGGCGCAAATCCAGCAGGACACGATCAACGACTACGATGAAACCGCTGGCGCCGGCCCGGGCTTCAACTCGAACTACTACGGTTATTCGATCAACCCGACCGATACGGGCAACGTCCGTATTCAGTTCAAGAAGCACCTGACCGACAACCTGACCTTCACCTTCGATCCGTCGTTCCAATACACGCTCGCCAACGGCGGCGGCACCACGACGATCAACGAAGTGACCGGCCAGATCGGCACGGCTGGCGTGGCTAACCCGATCAACCGCGAACTGACCGGCGTTGATATCAATGGTGACGGTCGCCTGAGCACCTCGGTGCGCACCTACTCGCCGTCGAACACCAAGACTCGTCGTTTCATGGTCACTTCGTCGCTGATCTGGCGCATCAACGACAACAGCGTTGTACGCGCGGCCTACAGCTACGATCGCGGCAGCCACCGTCAGACCGGCGCTTACAGCCTGCTGAACGCCACGGGTTCAATCACGGACGAATTCTCGTCGGAACGCGGCAATGCTTCGCCGGTCCTCGACAAGTTCGGCAACAACGTTCAGAAGCGTAACCGTCACTCGTTCGCCGAGCTGAGCCAGTTCGCGATCAACTATACGGGCACTTTCTTCGATAACAGCCTGAAGTTCGATATCGGTCTGCGTGCGCCCAAGCTGACGCGCGATCTGAACAACTACTGCTATCAGATGAACACCTTCACGGCCTACTGCTCGACCAATCCGACGGCGGCGGCTGACGCTCGTGCGGCGGCTGGTGCGACGGCGGCCATCCAGGCTCCGGTCAGCTTCACCAAAGAGTATGACAAGGTTCTGCCGAACCTCGGCGTCAGCTACAAGATCAACAACAACCAATCGATCTACGCTTCGTATGCTGAAACACTCTCGGCTCCGCGTACCGACGACCTGTACGACTCGAAGATCCCAAATCTGGTTCCGGAACACGGCAAGACGGTCGATCTCGGCTACCGTTACTCGGCGGCCAAGGTCAGCGCTAACGTCGCTGTCTGGCACACCGACTTCGCCCACCGCATCGAACGCGCTTATGACGATGTCGAACAAATCTCGACGTCGACTGACATCGGCGACGTGACCATGCAAGGCTTCAACGCGGAAGTTGGTTTCCGTCCGGTCGAAGGGCTGAACATCTATGCCTCGACCTCTTACACGGACTCGGAAATTGCCGATAACGTGAAGACCAGTGCCACAGCGGTACAACTGACTGCCGGCAAGAAGCTGAACAAGTATCCCAAGTTCGCTCACGCCGTCCGCGTCAACTATGAGACCGGCAACTGGGACTTCGGCGTTCAGGGCAAGTACACGGGCGACCGTTACTCGACCCTGTTGAACACGGAAATCGCTCCGGCCTATACGGTTTGGGACGCTAATGTGAGCTACAGCTTCGGCAATTTCGGTCCGATGAAGGACACGCAGTTGCAGTTGAACGTCAAGAACCTGTTCGACGAGCGTTACGCCGGCGCCATCAGCCCGAGCGATGTGTTCGCGGCCAACGTTGGCTTCAACTACCAGCTCGGCGCGCCGACCACGGCTGTCCTGACGCTGAACACCAAGTTCTAA
- a CDS encoding flagellar hook protein FlgE, whose protein sequence is MIAFNTAAAGALNAARMFDRSAMKVAQTAGTEAADLTSAVLDQKQAQTAFSANLAVLKTSQDMTGQLLNMKI, encoded by the coding sequence ATGATTGCTTTCAACACCGCCGCCGCGGGCGCGCTGAACGCCGCCCGGATGTTCGACCGTTCCGCGATGAAGGTGGCCCAGACGGCCGGAACCGAAGCCGCCGATCTGACCAGCGCCGTACTCGATCAGAAGCAGGCCCAGACGGCCTTTTCCGCCAATCTCGCTGTACTGAAAACCTCTCAGGACATGACCGGGCAATTGCTGAATATGAAAATCTGA
- a CDS encoding Lrp/AsnC family transcriptional regulator, translating into MANADKFSDLDSFDRELIKVLRNDARATAAELGEKVGLSPSAAHRRVKLLEQRGIITGYRAVIAESVHGKQGMVFVHVTLQDQRRETFEKFEKAVVQITAVEECHLMSGEADYLLKIVLRESLSYEDVHRDVLSTMPGVSKLVSQFSIRTVKAV; encoded by the coding sequence ATGGCGAACGCTGATAAATTTTCCGATCTCGATTCCTTCGACCGCGAACTGATCAAGGTTCTGCGCAACGACGCCCGCGCCACGGCGGCGGAACTGGGCGAGAAGGTGGGGCTGAGCCCTTCGGCGGCACACCGCCGCGTCAAACTGCTGGAGCAGCGCGGCATCATCACCGGCTATCGCGCCGTGATCGCCGAAAGCGTGCACGGCAAGCAGGGTATGGTCTTCGTGCATGTCACGCTGCAGGACCAGCGCCGCGAAACCTTCGAAAAGTTCGAGAAGGCGGTGGTGCAGATCACTGCCGTCGAAGAATGTCACCTGATGTCGGGTGAAGCGGATTATTTGCTCAAGATCGTCCTGCGCGAAAGCCTGTCCTATGAGGACGTCCACCGCGACGTGCTGTCGACCATGCCGGGCGTGTCCAAGCTGGTGTCGCAGTTCTCGATCCGCACCGTCAAAGCCGTTTAA
- a CDS encoding alpha/beta hydrolase gives MWFLNLRSESGPSASVPKLAQAHLLKIEVADGKVIATTGGGMKPIPLAALGAQARNRRLVFVTHGYNVTLRNGLNALAGVRQFLNLDDTYLVVGVLWPGESTTMLNYVWEHQDAMQAGRVLAEFIDAYCADALEVNFISHSLGGRLGLECLRTVKRRLREVCLTAPAVNADAFAKRYKGMEVKAERISILASKADKILMLAYPPGNFAATAFGDIDAPLMAALGRIGAKPRPANVANYQIPSTFLWLDKGVDRNFDHMDYYPGQTMRTPPHVQLPLPGDRNNARPAHAARNSLWQLMTHALPGWPK, from the coding sequence GTGTGGTTCCTTAATCTCAGGAGCGAATCCGGCCCTTCGGCCTCGGTGCCGAAACTGGCGCAGGCGCATTTGCTGAAGATCGAAGTGGCGGACGGCAAGGTCATCGCGACGACCGGTGGCGGCATGAAGCCCATCCCTCTGGCGGCGCTGGGGGCGCAAGCGCGCAACCGGCGGCTGGTCTTCGTCACGCACGGCTATAATGTGACGCTGAGGAACGGGCTCAATGCGCTGGCCGGGGTGCGGCAGTTCCTGAACCTCGACGATACCTATCTGGTGGTGGGGGTGCTGTGGCCGGGCGAATCGACGACCATGCTCAACTATGTGTGGGAGCATCAGGACGCCATGCAGGCCGGGCGCGTGCTGGCGGAATTCATCGACGCCTATTGCGCCGATGCGCTGGAGGTGAATTTCATCTCGCACAGTCTGGGCGGACGGCTGGGGCTGGAGTGCCTGCGCACGGTGAAGCGTCGCCTGCGTGAGGTGTGTCTGACCGCGCCGGCGGTCAATGCCGATGCCTTCGCCAAGCGTTACAAGGGCATGGAGGTGAAGGCCGAGCGCATTTCCATACTGGCGTCGAAGGCTGACAAGATTCTGATGCTGGCCTATCCGCCGGGCAATTTCGCGGCCACGGCCTTCGGGGACATCGACGCGCCGCTGATGGCGGCTCTGGGGCGTATCGGCGCGAAACCCAGACCCGCCAATGTCGCCAACTATCAGATCCCCTCGACCTTCCTGTGGCTGGATAAGGGCGTCGACCGCAATTTCGACCATATGGACTATTATCCGGGCCAGACGATGCGCACGCCGCCGCATGTGCAACTGCCGCTGCCCGGCGATCGCAACAATGCGCGTCCGGCCCATGCCGCTCGCAACAGCCTGTGGCAACTGATGACCCATGCCCTGCCGGGTTGGCCGAAGTAG
- a CDS encoding agmatine deiminase family protein, protein MSQNPNLSRIVPAEWEPHKAMWIGFPSHENLWQEDLIEAQAEVAALVRVLAEVGDEHVKLMVMGEAARKAAESLLSDLKKVEIIDGRFGDIWFRDTGPIYVNAEDAQDRRAPVPVAFLNNGWGGKYHLKYDDQVAGQVAAHDGYTPEQEDFVLEGGSLEHDGFGTILTTRQCLLNPNRNPDWTQSIAERALEKALGARKIIWLDDGLLNDHTDGHIDNLARFVAPGVVVCPVAYGVDDPNAELYNEVAKFLSQQTDARGVKLQVVRIPSPGKTVDEDGEVIPASHMNFLIANDCVVVPVYNDRPGEMAVEALQTLFAERQVFGLSSNAILTGGGSFHCISQQVPYIKG, encoded by the coding sequence ATGAGCCAAAATCCGAACCTTTCCCGCATCGTTCCCGCCGAATGGGAGCCGCACAAGGCCATGTGGATCGGCTTTCCGAGCCACGAAAACCTTTGGCAGGAAGACCTGATCGAGGCGCAGGCCGAGGTGGCGGCGCTGGTGCGCGTGCTGGCCGAGGTCGGCGACGAGCACGTCAAGCTGATGGTCATGGGCGAGGCAGCGCGCAAGGCGGCGGAATCGCTGCTGTCGGACCTGAAGAAGGTCGAGATCATAGACGGTCGCTTCGGCGATATCTGGTTCCGCGACACCGGTCCGATCTACGTCAATGCCGAGGACGCGCAGGACCGTCGCGCGCCTGTGCCGGTGGCCTTCCTGAACAACGGCTGGGGCGGCAAGTATCACCTGAAGTACGACGATCAGGTCGCCGGACAGGTTGCTGCTCACGACGGCTATACGCCTGAACAGGAAGACTTCGTGCTGGAAGGCGGATCGTTGGAGCACGATGGTTTCGGCACCATCCTCACCACGCGCCAATGCCTGCTCAATCCGAACCGCAACCCGGACTGGACGCAGTCCATCGCCGAACGCGCGCTGGAAAAGGCGCTGGGCGCGCGCAAGATCATCTGGCTGGACGACGGTCTGCTCAACGACCATACCGACGGCCATATCGACAATCTGGCGCGCTTCGTGGCGCCGGGCGTCGTGGTCTGCCCCGTGGCCTATGGCGTGGATGATCCCAACGCCGAGCTGTATAACGAGGTGGCGAAGTTCCTCAGTCAGCAGACCGACGCGCGTGGCGTCAAGCTGCAGGTCGTGCGCATCCCGTCGCCGGGCAAGACGGTGGACGAGGATGGCGAAGTCATACCCGCCTCGCACATGAACTTCCTCATCGCCAATGACTGCGTGGTGGTGCCGGTCTATAATGACCGTCCGGGCGAAATGGCGGTCGAGGCGCTGCAAACCCTGTTTGCCGAGCGTCAGGTCTTCGGCCTGTCGTCCAACGCCATCCTGACCGGCGGCGGCTCCTTCCATTGCATCAGCCAGCAAGTGCCCTATATCAAGGGCTGA